Proteins from a genomic interval of Streptomyces sp. SID8374:
- a CDS encoding TIGR03086 family metal-binding protein, giving the protein MNSDSTHASGPAPALDLEPAARRITGLLGAIDDARLDGPTPCPDYAVRELLGHLTGLATAFRDAARKDLGPSTAVSPDTALPVLDDDWREVLPRRLEEVAAAWRSPDAWTGMTRAGGVELPGEVAGLVALDELVIHGWDLARATGQPYEAGEAELRSCAALLAPVDDDPDRGGIFGPPVPVPDEAPLLDRVIGLSGRRPEWRPGWRPGS; this is encoded by the coding sequence ATGAACTCCGACAGCACGCATGCCTCCGGCCCCGCTCCCGCCCTCGATCTGGAGCCGGCCGCCCGGCGGATCACCGGCCTGCTCGGTGCGATCGACGACGCCCGGCTGGACGGCCCCACCCCCTGCCCGGACTATGCCGTACGGGAGCTGCTCGGCCATCTGACCGGGCTGGCCACCGCCTTCCGCGACGCCGCCCGCAAGGACCTCGGGCCGAGCACGGCCGTCTCCCCCGACACCGCCCTCCCCGTCCTCGACGACGACTGGCGCGAGGTGCTGCCCAGGCGGCTGGAGGAGGTGGCGGCGGCCTGGCGCTCGCCCGACGCCTGGACGGGCATGACCCGGGCGGGCGGGGTGGAGCTGCCCGGCGAGGTGGCGGGGCTCGTCGCCCTCGACGAACTGGTCATCCACGGCTGGGACCTGGCCCGGGCCACCGGCCAGCCGTACGAGGCCGGGGAGGCCGAGCTGCGTTCCTGCGCGGCCCTGCTCGCCCCGGTCGACGATGACCCGGACCGCGGGGGCATCTTCGGCCCGCCGGTCCCGGTGCCGGACGAGGCCCCGCTGCTGGACCGGGTGATCGGCCTCAGCGGCCGCCGGCCGGAGTGGCGGCCGGGGTGGCGGCCGGGGAGCTGA
- a CDS encoding fibronectin type III domain-containing protein yields MEGTTVQRPHISAALACSALLLAPLLVACGGSAEADTQPPSTPGGVTAQASSSTSVHVMWEAATDNKTVAGYEVYRGKAKVKSVPATKTMIDVDGLTASTDYTFTVRSKDTAGNLSAPSKAVPVTTQATPPKDDTPPTVPTKLTGTADGSRGATLTWGAAKDDVGVTSYDIYQEDSRIHSVPASETTAKLTGLRPGTVYTFTVRARDASDKSSADSNALDLTTESAPGAPASTAPTGLRTEIGKEGAEFTVDLSWDQPDTGGVIPAYQLYLNGKLTTTIVWGGTPPKGRATYRLNLADPPGTRYSVKLRAKLPDGKWGDFSAQPTIVLAD; encoded by the coding sequence ATGGAAGGCACCACCGTGCAACGCCCCCACATATCTGCCGCGTTGGCCTGTTCCGCCCTGCTCCTCGCCCCCCTCCTCGTTGCCTGCGGCGGCAGCGCCGAGGCCGACACGCAACCCCCCAGCACCCCCGGCGGGGTGACCGCGCAGGCCAGCAGCTCCACCTCCGTGCACGTCATGTGGGAGGCCGCCACCGACAACAAGACCGTCGCCGGCTATGAGGTCTACCGGGGGAAGGCCAAGGTCAAGAGCGTCCCGGCGACCAAGACCATGATCGACGTCGACGGGCTGACGGCCTCGACGGACTACACCTTCACCGTCCGCTCCAAGGACACGGCCGGGAACCTCTCCGCCCCCAGCAAGGCCGTCCCCGTCACCACCCAGGCCACCCCGCCCAAGGACGACACGCCCCCCACCGTCCCCACGAAGCTGACGGGCACCGCCGACGGCAGCCGGGGCGCCACCCTCACCTGGGGCGCGGCCAAGGACGACGTCGGCGTCACCTCGTACGACATCTACCAGGAGGACTCCCGGATCCACAGCGTCCCGGCCTCCGAGACCACGGCGAAGCTCACGGGCCTGCGCCCCGGGACCGTCTACACCTTCACCGTCCGGGCCCGCGACGCCTCCGACAAGTCCTCCGCCGACAGCAACGCCCTCGACCTCACCACCGAGTCGGCCCCCGGCGCCCCCGCGAGCACCGCTCCCACCGGGCTGCGCACGGAGATCGGCAAGGAGGGGGCGGAGTTCACGGTCGATCTCTCCTGGGACCAGCCCGACACGGGCGGCGTGATCCCCGCCTACCAGCTCTATCTGAACGGCAAGCTGACCACCACCATCGTCTGGGGCGGTACGCCCCCGAAGGGCCGGGCCACCTACCGGCTGAACCTCGCCGACCCGCCCGGCACCCGCTACTCGGTGAAGCTCAGGGCCAAGCTCCCGGACGGCAAGTGGGGCGACTTCTCGGCCCAGCCCACGATCGTCCTGGCGGACTGA
- a CDS encoding YfcC family protein, protein MGPGDDLSTRAEAEERPPGGKKFTFPSALTILAIVTLAVWALAFLVPPGAYDRDKGGAPVQGTYHRVDSDQSFVDRLNDLFLSPVNGLYGVQDAETGEVGTDLAGELYGSAGVFLFVLAIGAFITVVFATGALDRGIGRLAHRLRDRGALLIAGVMLVFALLGTVEGFAEETLGFYGLIIPLMLALGYDRMVATGTIILGAGIGVLCSTVNPFATGVASSAADISLGDGIVLRAIMWVVLTAVTITYVIRYANRVRANPGRSLSGFLPGDRDHNAAEAAEPPQLTRLHQTVLILVTLVFAFMIFSVVPWSSALTGDADATPYGFELGWSFPQLAALFLVAAVLVGIVARFGEQRLSATIIQGAADFISPALVIVLARGVTVIMNNSQITDTVLHSIEGVVSGTSSALFAVIVFLVNLPLAFLIPSTSGHATLAMPILAPLADFAGVSRAVVVTSWQAASGWMNLWVPTTAVTIGGVALAKVGYDRYLRFVWPLLAILAVLICGFVALGAVWT, encoded by the coding sequence ATGGGACCGGGAGACGACCTGAGCACACGAGCGGAGGCGGAGGAGCGGCCCCCGGGCGGCAAGAAGTTCACCTTCCCCAGCGCCCTCACCATCCTGGCAATCGTCACGCTCGCCGTCTGGGCACTGGCCTTCCTCGTCCCGCCCGGCGCCTACGACCGCGACAAGGGCGGCGCGCCGGTCCAGGGCACGTACCACCGCGTCGACTCCGACCAGAGCTTCGTCGACCGGCTGAACGACCTCTTCCTCTCCCCGGTCAACGGCCTCTACGGAGTCCAGGACGCGGAGACGGGCGAGGTCGGCACGGACCTGGCCGGCGAGCTGTACGGCAGCGCGGGCGTCTTCCTCTTCGTCCTCGCCATCGGCGCGTTCATCACCGTGGTCTTCGCCACCGGCGCCCTGGACCGGGGCATCGGCCGCCTCGCCCACCGTCTGCGCGACCGGGGCGCACTGCTGATCGCGGGGGTGATGCTGGTCTTCGCGCTGCTCGGTACGGTCGAGGGCTTCGCGGAGGAGACGCTCGGCTTCTACGGCCTGATCATCCCGCTGATGCTGGCCCTCGGCTACGACCGGATGGTGGCCACCGGCACGATCATCCTCGGCGCGGGCATCGGGGTGCTCTGCTCCACGGTCAACCCCTTCGCCACCGGAGTGGCCTCCTCCGCCGCCGACATCTCGCTCGGCGACGGCATCGTGCTGCGCGCGATCATGTGGGTGGTCCTCACGGCTGTGACGATCACCTACGTCATCCGCTACGCGAACCGTGTCCGCGCGAACCCCGGCCGCTCGCTCTCCGGCTTCCTCCCCGGCGACCGCGACCACAACGCGGCGGAAGCGGCGGAACCCCCGCAGCTGACCCGGCTCCACCAGACCGTCCTCATCCTGGTGACCCTGGTCTTCGCCTTCATGATCTTCTCGGTCGTCCCCTGGTCCAGCGCCCTTACGGGCGACGCCGACGCGACCCCGTACGGCTTCGAACTCGGCTGGTCCTTCCCGCAGCTGGCCGCACTGTTCCTGGTCGCGGCGGTCCTCGTCGGCATCGTGGCCCGGTTCGGCGAACAGAGGCTCAGCGCCACGATCATCCAGGGCGCGGCCGACTTCATCTCACCCGCGCTCGTCATCGTGCTCGCCCGGGGCGTCACCGTCATCATGAACAACTCGCAGATCACGGACACCGTGCTGCACTCCATCGAGGGCGTGGTCTCGGGAACGTCGTCGGCGCTCTTCGCGGTCATCGTCTTCCTCGTCAACCTGCCCCTGGCCTTCCTCATCCCCTCCACCTCCGGCCACGCCACCCTCGCGATGCCGATCCTGGCGCCGCTCGCCGACTTCGCGGGCGTCTCCCGCGCGGTGGTCGTCACGTCCTGGCAGGCGGCGAGCGGCTGGATGAACCTCTGGGTCCCGACGACGGCGGTCACCATCGGCGGGGTCGCGCTGGCGAAGGTCGGCTACGACAGATACCTGCGGTTCGTCTGGCCGCTGCTGGCGATCCTGGCCGTGCTGATCTGCGGGTTCGTGGCGCTGGGGGCGGTGTGGACGTGA